The proteins below are encoded in one region of Vespula pensylvanica isolate Volc-1 chromosome 4, ASM1446617v1, whole genome shotgun sequence:
- the LOC122628350 gene encoding dual specificity protein phosphatase 19-like, giving the protein MNFQTLIKKKSMNLRPSRTVTTDTFGRRYEIVNGVKKELTQGLPFVVDEKPDMHIACIIHGLFLSSQDPAVSIEILKEYDIKHILSVGINLNLKFNNIEYYHCELLDLPESDILSPIKTCINIIHQNRHENILVHCNAGVSRSPTIVISYLMALENLSYDDAYEKVKSKRNCIKPNSGFVQQLKTLNVSDLLEQV; this is encoded by the coding sequence atgaattttcaaactcttataaaaaagaaaagtatgaatTTGAGACCATCTAGAACAGTTACTACAGATACTTTTGGTAGAAGATATGAGATTGTGAATGgggtaaagaaagaattaacaCAAGGTTTACCATTTGTTGTCGATGAAAAGCCTGATATGCATATTGCTTGTATTATACATGGTTTATTTCTTAGTTCACAAGATCCTGCTGTCAGTATAGAAATACTTAAGGAATATGACATAAAACACATTTTAAGTGTTGGTATTAATCTGAatcttaaatttaataacataGAATATTATCACTGTGAGTTATTAGATTTGCCAGAATCAGATATACTCTCACCAATAAAAacatgtattaatataatacaccAAAATCgtcatgaaaatattcttgtaCATTGTAATGCAGGAGTGTCCCGCTCACCAACTattgttatttcttatttgatGGCTTTAGAAAATCTTTCATATGATGATGCATACgaaaaagttaaaagtaaaagaaattgtatcAAACCTAACAGTGGATTTGTTCAaca
- the LOC122628349 gene encoding tRNA pseudouridine synthase-like 1, with protein MGKYFLKFSFIGTLYRGLQKHSNRNILDSDSVQGAIETGLLTLYPKPVSKARLYLTSRTDSGVHVLYTIAHIILENKYNTLYDSEVIIKQLNRFFTKTSHFIRILECIPVVDEFSSKEIVNSKTYIYRFMIAKKYDEQRVPILETCHTYHLRSKTFDIERIKQGTQLFMGLKDFRTFAGNSKKLTDLKYVRNLNTLSIEEAQPLMPFDELSTNFDYWHIVVSSKGFLYNQVRRIATALLGLGTGKINEKDINIMLQVPSNQNWNQHLQVLPAHGLHLVKVDYDLDKLEQFMIENKSNNY; from the exons atgggaaaatattttttaaaattttcctttattgGAAcattatatag AGGATTGCAGAAACattcaaatagaaatattcttgATAGTGATTCTGTCCAAGGTGCTATAGAAACAGGTTTGCTAACTTTGTATCCAAAACCTGTATCAAAGGCAAGATTGTATTTAACTAGCAg aacTGATTCAGGTgtacatgtattatatacaatagCTCATATAATActggaaaataaatataatactttatatgaTTCAGAAGTGATAATAAAACAACTTAATCgtttttttacaaaaacttCACATTTTATtag GATATTAGAATGTATTCCAGTTGTAGACGAATTCTCTAGCAAGGAAATAGTTAAttcaaaaacatatatatatagatttatgaTAGCTAAAAAATATGATGAACAAAGGGTACCTATACTAGAAACATGTCATACTTACCACTTAAG ATCTAAGACTTTtgatatagaaagaataaaacaaggTACACAACTTTTCATGGGTCTTAAAGATTTTAGAACATTTGCAGGAAATTCAAAAAAACTTACAGACCTTAAATACGTACGCAATTTAAATACCTTAAGTATAGAAGAAGCACAACCTTTGATGCCTTTTGACGAATTATCTACAAATTTTGATTACTGGCATATTGTAGTTAGTTCTAAAGGTTTCTTATATAATCAG GTTAGACGAATAGCAACAGCATTGCTTGGATTAGGAActggaaaaataaatgaaaaagatataaatataatgttacaAGTTCCATCAAATCAAAATTGGAATCAACATTTGCAAGTCCTACCAGCACATGGATTACATCTTGTAAAAGTAGATTATGATCTTGATAAATTAGAACAATTTATGATAGAgaataaatctaataattattga